A window of Platichthys flesus chromosome 23, fPlaFle2.1, whole genome shotgun sequence contains these coding sequences:
- the LOC133949130 gene encoding fish-egg lectin-like produces MKAAAAFLLVLGCLAVSHAWRCSEAPRLSYALQIDAGMGMVVATDAYRRAYFLSGRSWYRLGTTALKHVSVGPAGTWGTDTSNRVHKLVAGNFKRSTGLTMQQVDAGGAGQLVGSRPSNYLAYCLREQYALPYTGVGGIGWSYLSRALKYFSCGPLYGCWGVDTSSRVFLTRAMAPTTCRTSGWIYVSGIAMKMVEVGTDGNVFGVSTAGKLYQRLGISSRSPQGTTWRLVPMCMTVQHVSYDLRQLWVVTTSRMVMTCIH; encoded by the exons atgAAAGCTGCCGCAGCCTTCTTGCTGGTGCTGGGTTGCCTGGCTGTCAGTCATG CATGGAGATGCAGCGAGGCTCCTCGGCTGTCCTACGCCTTACAGATTGACGCTGGAATGGGAATGGTGGTTGCAACAGACGCTTACAGGCGGGCCTATTTCCTGAGCGGACGGTCCTGGTACAGACTGGGCACAACTGCCCTCAAGCATGTCTCAGTGGGACCTGCAGGAACGTGGGGGACTGACACCTCAAACAGGGTCCACAAATTGGTCGCTGGAAACTTTAAACGATCAACTG GTCTGACCATGCAGCAGGTAGATGCTGGTGGTGCTGGGCAGCTCGTCGGGTCAAGGCCCTCCAACTATCTCGCCTACTGTCTGAGAGAGCAGTATGCTTTGCCATACACTGGAGTGGGCGGTATCGGCTGGTCTTACCTTTCAAGAGCCCTGAAGTACTTTAGCTGTGGCCCACTGTACGGATGCTGGGGAGTTGACACAAGTTCCCGTGTTTTTCTCACTAGG GCAATGGCACCAACCACCTGCAGGACCAGTGGCTGGATCTACGTGTCAGGGATTGCAATGAAAATGGTTGAAGTGGGGACAGACGGAAACGTTTTTGGAGTTAGCACAGCCGGCAAGCTCTACCAAAG ACTTGGAATCAGCTCAAGGAGCCCCCAAGGCACAACTTGGAGGTTGGTCCCGATGTGCATGACCGTCCAGCACGTGTCCTATGACCTGCGCCAGCTCTGGGTCGTCACCACCTCTCGCATGGTCATGACATGCATCCACTAA